CATCATTGCCTTGctgaaaatatgcaaaaaaaaccaTTGGgctgttttaatataaaaccgCTACAATTCCATGTTGATGAACAATTAACACTTTATGGCTCATACAAGTGAAACATTTGAAGGTTGTACAGATGactgtttataatttaaaactaacaattttgttcgtttatggtaatatttaagaaaatgacaGTATAGCTCATGTAAGAACTGGTAAAATTCAAGTCAAGGTGATGTTTATCATGTTTCATCTTGAGATGAGGGGTCTTGTTTCATCTATTTTTCGTGCTTAGGAAAATTTATATTATAGATTAGATTGTTTTTGGAATTGGGTTGATCTCAAAACAAATGATGAATAACCCTTGtctcatttaaaatgataattgtaCTGTATTACAATTGtggaaaataataatgttaaagcaatgtttgaaagtatttacctttttttaaaccaaatgatTTCATGATCAAGAAAACATTGCCATGTCTGTTAAATATGCAAAACCAACTTTGAAAACCAGGCGTTAACAGAGtggacacaatataggttacatACATTCTATAAAAACGTGTGAATGCAGTCTGAAAAACCTCCATCAgttgttttcttggaaaaaCCAACTGTTGAacaagaacataattatttgaagCATTCAAGATGCTATCTGTATGATTGTGTAGCAGGTAGGTAACAACATCATTCCACCCACTCCCTCTCACAACTTGTCCTGCTGCCAACATGCATTCCATGTAACCTTTATAATAGGTTTACAATCcccaaaagaaaagaaaaaaataatgttgatattcTGTTTATGTGTTATTCACAAACATTTCTCATTTTATACCCAACaaacttaatatttatgataaatgatGCCCTTTAAgtaaagtaatttaaaaaataatgcttattttgcaatttatgaTATACCTGGCACACATAGACATACATGTGTAGGGGAATTATTTTTCGCTTGTTTCTGAAATTTCTACATGGTATGTGATATCTgccatttcatttttacattttcctaGTGAAAGGCCAATTTACAAAGCAGCGGGCCAAAAATGTGCCAAGTGAAAGGCCATCTCTTTCACTTTGAAAAGGAgcaaacaaaaagtgaaaaagtGCTAAAAAAGCCATGTTTTGATTGTACTTTATTGTAtctaaacatgtaaacagtatGATGTACTTGCATCATGATAAAGTGCAGCGGTGCATCAAGTTTTACACAGGGTGTACTATATGGTTTGACATTGTAACAATAGATATACAACTTGCAAGTATCTCTTGGTTCGAAAATATAGGTATGgtagaaaataaaaacagcGTAAGTCATAATAAGGCATACACaagacacacaataaaaattgatgcaaaaatatctttttttaatcttAACACATTATCATGTTCAACTATTTGACtagaatgataaaaaacaaaaaaatggatTGATTTGTGCacagataaaaaaaagtattagtctttataaatgtgtttttttaattaattcatggCCTCAAATTCCCCAGTTAATAAGGGGCAAAAtatcgttattttttttatctgttcacAAACGGCATAGGCTTTTTCTGGTTTTGATCATTTAActcaaatgagttagacattatattgcattaaatttaattaataactatttattcccatcaacctatattgtggttgctgttttcacttgtttttgCAAGAAGGTAAAGTCTAAGTAACTGCCCGTAGAAAATATAGGCTTTAAAGTGCTGTCCTATATGTATCTAAcggtatataatatataacattcaGGTTTTAACTTGAATATGTCACATACTCACATTTTTCTTCTCTTTAATATTTGAACACAGTATTTAAATGTCTATCTTATACtattttattatgcccccgaaggtgggcatattagaATTgcaccgtctgtccgtccgtccgtcggtacgtccgtccttccgtccgtccgtgtgtccggctcagtaactcgtgtccgggctgtaactttcccttgtatggacagattttaaaataacttgccacatgtgttcggcataccaagaggATGTGTCAcgcagggttcgaatttagactcgcatgctcgcaaaatgcgagcgacatttgcaaattgcgagtgacttttattcaagctcgcaaaattctgcgagtggctttttctagacaacaaaatgttaaaaggaaagtagaataaacatgaacttaactccgctacgtagtcgagtgtaaacagcctatatcAGTGGAATGTTTACTCTACCAGAGAAgtcagtacggagtcacgctctagtaagttttcaaaaatagaacaaatacggaaaaggcaaTACTCGGATCTTTctgggatgctccgaggcgtgcattatacaaagtgaatacaaatgacgtaatcacctagctcaatcattggctaaatttagggCTTTCGCGCACTATAAGTAAAACCCATCAACCTTTGAATgtccgcccaactgtcaaagtgaatagACAAATAGATAAATTTTATAGTCCAAagcatccacgctacatttactgttgcttttattcattttaaatttataatgttattgtttttaatacttatctatagacttaatgaaatctgcaGCGTGCTTGCCGTATGAgtattgccccccccccccttcaaagtgaacaatttgttatcaaaaaaGCGGCCAGCATCCGATGAGTCATTTGTACCCCACAaaaagaataagccatcaacaagttctagtagttgagtcactcaagattgatatttttaatattcataatatgtcttaggtgtaaatatacatctactttaattagacaatattataagggaataaagcaaataataacattgcaagttgttttttacattttgcgagttgcctcaaaaagcactcgcaaaatcttgcgagtgctcctcaaagttaaattcgaaccctgtcgcgtgcaagaaccgtgtccctacctcttaggtcaaggtcgcacttaggtgtttattcacaatggaatgctgcatataaagacatagagtataggttgtcgtgtccgggctgtaactttcccttgtatggacagattttaaaataacttgccacatgtgttcagcataccaagacgacgtgttgcgtgcaagacccgtgtccctacctcttaggtcaaggtcacacttagtgtttattcacaatggaatgctgcatataaggacatggagtataggttgtcgtgtccgggctgttactttcccttgtatggacagaatttaaaataacttgccacatgtgttcgacataccaagacgacgtgtcgcgtgcaagaaccgtgtccctatttcttaggtcaatgtcacacttagtgtttattcacaatggaatgctgcatataacgacatagagtataggttgtcgtgtctgggctgtaactttcccttgtatggacagataataaaataacttgccacatgtgtttgacatatcaagacgacgtgtcgtgtgcaagaaccatgtccctacctctaaggtcaaggtcacacttaggtgtttattcacaatggagtgctgcatataaggataaaGAGTATTAgttgttatgtccgggctgttaccttttcttgtatggacagatttgaaaataacttgccacatgtgttcgacataccaagacgatgtgtcacgtgcaagacccatgtccctacctctaaggtgaaagatacactaagtgtttattcacaatggaatgctgaatataaggacataagaatgtaggttgtcaagtatgggtattttttttatgctcagaggcaatttaaaataacttgccatatgtatttgtttgatctttaacttttcatgtactaaccttgttcataggtcaatgtcacattcgggggcattcgtcacatactgtgacagctcttgttaataataaaatgttgagtTAAAACTGTTACAGAAAACAGAATACATTGTCAGATGTTTAGAGAAAAGTATAAAGGAAACCTATTACAGTTTGTTAATcatcttttttatgttttttgggATAAAAAAGGCCTGTTTGTAACTTTAAGACTAAATCAtgtcttatttttcattttacaggGGCGCTGTACAGATCTGGCGCCCAAAGGTGACACCAATGTCTGATCTCATGCCAACCGAGAAGCCCCAGCCCATACAGACAGCCACAGGGGACCAGCTGTACACTGTCCAGAAAACCTCCCTCGCCAGGGACCAAGTAGATGTGAGTATTGTATACACTGACAAAAGAATCAGCTGGAATCACATATAATTACATGGCCAATCCAGTTGGCTGGAAACTTATATGTATACACAGACAAACAAGTTGGAAGGAATCTCATATGTATACACTGACAAACCAGTCAGTTGTTATCACATATGTATATTCTGACAAACCAGACTACTGGAATCACATATGTATACACTGACAAACCAGTCTACTGGAATCACATATGTATACACTGACAAACCAGTCAGTTGTTATCACATATGTATACACTGACAAACCAATCTGCTGAAATCACATATGTACCTATAATCTGAAAAACAAGTCTGAAGAAATCTTGTATACACTACCAAACCGGCCGGCTGGAATCACATATGTATACACTGACAAACAAGTCTTCTGGAATCACATATGTTTATTCTGACAAACCAGTCTGCTGGAATCGCATATGTTTACACTAACGAACCAGTCAGTCCGATTGCATACGTATATACTGACAAACCTGTCTACTGGAATCGcataaaaatcaacaaacaagTCTGCTGTAAGAGTTGCACATATTGTCTGAATACTACCTTCTGAAGTAATTTCCATTGCTCCTTGGGTATTTTTGGAACAtagctttaacaaaaaaactttaaacatttcttatattattaaatgcaaGATGCAGAAAGATGCTAAAAATcccataattattaaaatatttcttgaatCATGGCTGTCGTTTGTTTTGCAGGAGTCATCCAATATTGGAAGCTCATACAACCGGTCAGCAAAACCATTCGGGGGTGCCCGGTTACAGATGCAGCCCCAGCAACCACCCCAGCCACAGTATGGCAGTGCACAGCCTGACTATGGGCAGCAATATCAGCAGCAGGCCCCAGAATCACCAAAGCGGGCTGTGCCCAATGTAGTACATGCTCAGTTTAATTCTCCCATTGGCTTGTACTCAGCAAGTAACATTGCCAAAACATACTCTTCACAGACATCTGCCATTCAGCAGGAAATTGAAAAGTAAGGATGATCATGATTCTATTAGTCAAAAATCTTTTGATGTTTataattttcttcttatttttattacaattgtGTGCCCACTTTGGTCTTTATCAACcaattgatttataatttctttagttttGCGTCTGAGTCCAtgcaaaaaacataaacatcaatCTGAGCATTTTGaatgatatgtttaattaaGGAACTGTTATCAAATATGAGAGAAGATGGGTCACCTGCTgggaataaaatatataagtatatctTGTGTGAAAACTTGGTTCAAAGCTATACTCACatttcttacattttgttgaAGCCTTGATGTGAATGATGCCCCTCTCGGCACTAAGATGACAGGAACCTACCAACGTCTCGACTCAAACCCCAATCAGTCATTTGGAACACAATATGGCTCCCCAAGTTCAGGTGAACAGGCATCAGAGTCACCCACAGGCTTGCCTGACAGCCCATCTGAATCCAATGAACGCTTGTCTGGTCAAGAGAATGGAGTGAATAGTGACGAGCATGAAAATTCTCAAACTaacacaacaattaataacagtAGGTGTTTTGcggtttgtttttgtttcttcattCTGAGTATTTGtgattgatattttgtcatGTAAGGGGTTGAAGAAATATCAGAAATCAAACACAAAAGGTTAATATTTCTCAGAACAGTTATAACTGAAATCTAAACTTCAGTAGGAAGAATTCTTGGTCATAAGGCTGCAAAATTTAATAAGACCAAGGTTGTGTCTGTATTTCTCCTTATTTTGGTAGATGTTCTTTAGgatgtcatttaaaacaaaaaaatatttacgttATATGAAGgatttttatcattcaaaaggAGGATTATGATTTGCTTAAAATGTCCTTTAAAAGCTATAAATTTGTTTGTTCTTCATCgttaactttttaaatgttagtgtgtacaatttacattttatgagCAATGGGAAATCTTGTTTGTCTGTTATGTAAGTGATTGAAATATCTCTCTAAATGTTACAGGTTGATAGGTAATTTATGATGTAAGATTTGGTTCATGCATCAATAAATATTGTCAGCAATGTTGATTCACATTCGTTAACAGTTTCTCTTGAGTGCACTGTATACTGAACAAAAGAACATAGTTTTACTTTCtttctgttttcaattttttgttgGTTTTCTTTGTGCTTTAGACCAAGAGCTTTAATTCACTAATTGATTGATCTATGAATTTTATTCTGGCATGAGTTTTGTTCTGGCAGGATGTTGTTTCCCCCTATTAAATGGCCTATTTGCTCTTATAAAcctacatatattttactgttgacaatattttcagtcataaatattattcatataacACATTGACATTGTCACTGATTAGATTTCTACGTTCgaatccatgcatgttttgtcGTGTTTAACTGTTACATAAAGCGTAGGAAAGTCATTCAAAACTTAAggtatttgataaataatgtgTGTATTTTGTTCAAGTGTCaaagtaataatattaatgaattaattatacTTGGTTGAGGAGGTATATCAAATAGtgtttttccatataaaatTACCACATAGTTTTTTGGCTTGaatgaaagcattttttattaaaatgagtCATTGTGAATGTCGATAATGACTAAgcagtttttaaataaaaaagccaTGACTATCAAGATTTCTAAATTTGAGTAAAATGACCTTATAAGGATTTGTTATACAAGTCAAGTCAGtttaaacttgtacaaaaaaaacaaggtTTACTGATATGCTTAACTAAAATTTAACAATAGAGCATACAGTGTAGCTACTAGGACTTTttagtttacattttgtaatgCTTTAAAGCAAgtcattaacatgtatattgattgtAAAATCAAAGAACATTGAGAAGTAATTGTAGCTCTTCATTCATGATTTACCTCCCCACATAACAGGTGGTCCCTCTGGTTTCCGGTCTGTGACGGCTCCCACAGCAATGTCAAACCCTGCCCCACCTCCCAAGCAGGAGAACATGCACTGTACTGGCTGCACAAACCTCGTCACGTACGTTcaatttcagttaaatattaattaagtattccaagaaaaattgaaaaaataaaaattagtcaaacttatttcaaattaaattttgtgACTAACTACATAGGGTTATCAGAtggaaaattgataaaaaagacaACATTTGCATGTGTATGCAGTGTTTGTTATAATCAAATTCATATTCatagtatattgtatatttcaggGGTGTATTTGTGCGAATCAAGGGAATGCCATATCACGAGAAATGCTTCAAATGTGTCAGATGCGGGGTCTTTTTGAAACAGAAAGGTAAAACCCTCattaatatttgctttttacatcataattatttcaatggAATGTTAACATtctgtatataatttatgtgcCTCCTTGAATTATGATAAATTATGCATAAAGGCAATGATATAAATTCTTGGCAGAGGCTTAGTATTCAAAATGGAAGATTTACATGGAacagtttatttttgtaacCATTAAAATGTTATCCCAAATTTTGGGTTCACTATAATGGCACTTTGATTTTTTCCTGGCAGGTTATTTCATGATTGAGGGTCAACTTTACTGCGAGATTCATGCGAGGCAGACAGCCCAGTCTCCAGGGGAGAACATGAAATATGCAGGAGCTGTTTATaggtaataatgattttaatgatgTGAGTTAAAATAAGTCCTGTTGTCAATGAATGTATACAAATCAATGTCATTTGTTCTTTTCTATTTTTCAGATAAATGATCAAATGATGactaaaatatatgaattcaGATCCAGATGAGTGAAGTAGTTTCCATAGTAACCAGTGTGTACCTGATGACCCCGACAATTCATTGTGTGttctatatttaagaaaaaaaataaataatatgtatactacatttttttgtatgtaaTACATTTCATAAACTTATCCAATCCCATACGAGttcatatatgtattgtaaaaggGTACTTTTTGaaagaattatatttaattgtgaATTATGAATACTAATGTTCTTATTGGTCATTTTTCAACATTACAGAATATGATGGTAACTCTAGTCAAAAATACAGGAAGTATTCTGAACACAGTTTTGTTCAATCATAGTTCATACTTGTGAATTTAATTGTAATTCTGAATCAACAGCCATTTTCACAACACAGATAACACACATTTTATTCCAAAGCATGTTATTAGTGAAACCTATTTAGTTCTGGGGTGATATATATGCTGCACAAGGTGTTAAGAGTGAatgtttatgatattattttacctTTAACTGATCCATGTCCACACATTTTGATGAGCACAAACATTTGGCCATCCTCACTCTGCATATTGTTTAGTGCAGTAGTCTTTTATAGAGCATATTCTTGTAGCCACCACAATTAACcaaaaaagttaataaattaattgaaaaaaaaggtaCAATTACAAAAGTGCGTTGAATATGGCAGGATGATAAAGGATAGAGATATTTAGTatgaatttacatgtatatcgtTAAGTGccaatttattgttaatgtttgtgatttgtatatgtttgtatactggtgctatgtcattatatgaatggtttgttgatatttaaattattttgtaatatgtaCAGGTTTTATGATGTTACAGTGATATTTTACGATTGTCCCTCCCCACTGCTCCCCACCTCTCTCGCGCCAGCTATTAATGCCATTATTTTCTCTCTGAACAAACTGTTATGATTGGAAAATAAACCTGACCAACTGACAATCAAACTTTTAGcaagtatttaaaatacaatgcaAGCTTTTCAAAGTTTTGTTCATGTTGGCCTTCACACaactataaaaaagataaaaaaataatatcacttATGATGATATTGAgaattattatacccccacaaacgaagtttgagggggtatataggagtgagcttgtcggtcggtcggtcggtcggtcggtcggtcggtctgtcggttttcatggtttccggacgataactcatgaaaggctagacagatttgaaaaatttttggtacacaggtgtaacatcataagatacaggtcaagttcgatattggggctggtggggccaaggtcaaggtcactgttactaaaaatagaaaaacggtttccggacaataactcatgaaaggcttaacagatttgaaaaaattttggtacacaggtgtaacatcagaagatacaggtcaagttcgatattgggctggtggggccaaggtcaaggtcactgttactaaaaattgaaaaacggtttccggacgataactcatgaaaggcaagacagatttgaaaaaattttggtacacaggtgtaacatcagaagatacaggtcaagtttgatattggggctgatggggccaaggtcaaggtcactgctactaaaaatagaaaaatggtttccggacgataacacatgaaaggcttgacagatttgaaaacctttgggtacacaggtgtaacatcagaagatacaggtcaagttcgatattggggctggtggggccaaggtcaaggtcactgttactaaaaatagaaaaacgttttccggacgataactcatgaaaggcttgacagatttgaaaattttttggtacacaggtgtaacctcagaagatacaggtcaagttcgatattggggctggtggggccaaggtcaaggtcactgtaactaaaaatagaaaaacggtttccggacgataactcatgaaaggctaaacagatttgaacaatttttggtacacaggtgtaacatcagaagatacagatcaagttcgatattggggctggtggggtcaaggtcactgttactaaaaatagaaaaatggtttccggacgataactcatgaaaggcttaacagatttgaacattttttggtacacaggtgtacctttcagaagatacaggtcaagtttgatattggggctggtggggccaaggtcaaggtcactgttactaaaaatagaaaaatggtttctgcttcataactttaattgggcatgagatattgtgatgaaacttgct
Above is a genomic segment from Mya arenaria isolate MELC-2E11 chromosome 2, ASM2691426v1 containing:
- the LOC128219129 gene encoding PDZ and LIM domain protein Zasp-like isoform X1; amino-acid sequence: MGDEQPETFMVRLQRPDSGLSWGFRLQGGVDFNTPLSVQVVQPKSVADRCGLRAGDGIITINKTNTDGLTHEQAKMEIIRSCNDIDMVVMRGAVQIWRPKVTPMSDLMPTEKPQPIQTATGDQLYTVQKTSLARDQVDESSNIGSSYNRSAKPFGGARLQMQPQQPPQPQYGSAQPDYGQQYQQQAPESPKRAVPNVVHAQFNSPIGLYSASNIAKTYSSQTSAIQQEIENLDVNDAPLGTKMTGTYQRLDSNPNQSFGTQYGSPSSGEQASESPTGLPDSPSESNERLSGQENGVNSDEHENSQTNTTINNSGPSGFRSVTAPTAMSNPAPPPKQENMHCTGCTNLVTGVFVRIKGMPYHEKCFKCVRCGVFLKQKGYFMIEGQLYCEIHARQTAQSPGENMKYAGAVYR
- the LOC128219129 gene encoding PDZ and LIM domain protein Zasp-like isoform X2 — encoded protein: MGDEQPETFMVRLQRPDSGLSWGFRLQGGVDFNTPLSVQVVQPKSVADRCGLRAGDGIITINKTNTDGLTHEQAKMEIIRSCNDIDMVVMRGAVQIWRPKVTPMSDLMPTEKPQPIQTATGDQLYTVQKTSLARDQVDESSNIGSSYNRSAKPFGGARLQMQPQQPPQPQYGSAQPDYGQQYQQQAPESPKRAVPNVVHAQFNSPIGLYSASNIAKTYSSQTSAIQQEIENLDVNDAPLGTKMTGTYQRLDSNPNQSFGTQYGSPSSGGPSGFRSVTAPTAMSNPAPPPKQENMHCTGCTNLVTGVFVRIKGMPYHEKCFKCVRCGVFLKQKGYFMIEGQLYCEIHARQTAQSPGENMKYAGAVYR